A genomic segment from Acidimicrobiales bacterium encodes:
- a CDS encoding SGNH/GDSL hydrolase family protein, whose protein sequence is MAAGISSGFSWLGVLMVTLAAPSVVDGLGWNDPWIVTVVSALLGALSLWNINVAYAAWITDPTRWDVRRWLTTHLTLAALGIAVVAVAALIMAWSSTENLQIGIANALGFWLAGTVPVVQVVRARLGEITGTTDAVPFAVAWGLNALLIAGTTLLPAALLTGWERSGVVAGLVAFAVWLAFEVARRAIVESPWLVGLGAFCMLLPAAFVLFADADRVRWPILFLFPVGLALVSARRRPRLLGRVGPVAPPTPDAWKVTALIGLVALAVGLLWWVLAIGDDVSRVAVFAGVAGAMLFGASLVTRGEGLVVLVLLGLVMVWVVQDHTGGPAPDPAVDAPAVLAAFGDSYLSGDGIGSFYEDTNTAGRRDLSARGINECRRSEFAYSPLVAADRGLELAFYGCSGALATTGATGVLSAEDEAVEFESNSVYGQLLRWEVERGNDNDPELVLLSLGGNDAGFAKIGAACFLPGSCDNALDASSTPALEGVTARAATAIGRARELFPTSPIVVVAYPQMFGPDADACGGQVPFNGTETIALRKFVEALNRAVGLAVADVGGDQVVHFTAAAAAYEGARFCELGADGTLVAPDAIRALAFQPTEGDDLLDRLSPVKIIHNTFHPTRLGHELMAAELVAFLDADCHVGATSTDCASATARPVMSGPVEPTAEGDDGEIPDDAEVVVDAPVGGCNELDSFNQCTIMQSLRLVLVSLAAIALGGLMLTRAAGQAGLVGRLLRRLPFAGFVSRVTPL, encoded by the coding sequence ATGGCGGCAGGGATCAGCAGCGGATTCTCCTGGCTCGGCGTGCTCATGGTCACCCTCGCTGCGCCGTCCGTGGTCGACGGACTGGGCTGGAACGATCCCTGGATCGTGACCGTCGTGTCGGCGCTCCTCGGTGCGTTGTCACTCTGGAACATCAATGTCGCCTACGCCGCGTGGATCACCGATCCGACCCGCTGGGACGTGCGCCGTTGGCTCACCACCCACCTGACGCTCGCCGCCCTCGGCATCGCCGTGGTGGCCGTTGCTGCGCTGATCATGGCGTGGTCGTCCACCGAGAACCTCCAGATCGGTATCGCCAACGCACTCGGGTTCTGGCTCGCCGGCACGGTCCCGGTGGTGCAGGTCGTACGGGCGAGGTTGGGGGAGATCACCGGCACGACCGATGCGGTGCCGTTCGCAGTGGCCTGGGGACTCAACGCGCTGCTCATCGCGGGTACGACGCTGCTCCCGGCCGCGCTGCTGACCGGCTGGGAACGTTCCGGCGTGGTCGCCGGTCTGGTCGCCTTCGCCGTGTGGTTGGCATTCGAGGTCGCCCGGCGGGCCATCGTCGAAAGCCCCTGGCTCGTCGGGTTGGGTGCGTTCTGCATGTTGCTGCCGGCGGCGTTCGTGCTCTTCGCCGATGCCGACCGGGTGCGGTGGCCGATCCTCTTCCTGTTCCCCGTCGGTCTGGCCCTGGTATCGGCGCGACGGCGACCTCGTCTGCTCGGTCGAGTCGGGCCGGTGGCCCCGCCAACCCCCGACGCCTGGAAGGTCACCGCCCTCATCGGCCTCGTGGCCCTCGCGGTCGGACTGCTCTGGTGGGTGCTGGCAATCGGCGACGATGTCTCGCGGGTCGCGGTCTTCGCCGGGGTCGCCGGGGCGATGCTCTTCGGCGCCTCACTCGTCACCCGGGGTGAGGGTCTCGTGGTCCTCGTGCTGCTGGGACTGGTGATGGTGTGGGTGGTCCAGGACCACACCGGTGGGCCGGCGCCCGATCCGGCGGTCGATGCACCGGCGGTGCTGGCCGCCTTCGGTGATTCGTATCTCTCGGGGGATGGCATCGGTTCGTTCTACGAGGACACCAACACCGCGGGCCGGCGGGACCTCTCGGCCCGCGGAATCAACGAGTGCCGTCGGAGCGAGTTCGCCTACAGCCCGCTGGTGGCGGCCGATCGTGGTCTCGAACTCGCCTTCTATGGCTGTTCGGGCGCGCTCGCGACGACCGGCGCCACCGGCGTGCTCTCGGCCGAGGACGAGGCCGTCGAGTTCGAGTCCAACTCGGTCTACGGACAGTTGCTTCGCTGGGAGGTCGAGCGGGGCAACGACAACGATCCCGAGCTCGTGCTGCTGTCGCTCGGCGGCAACGACGCCGGCTTCGCCAAGATCGGCGCGGCGTGCTTCCTTCCCGGATCCTGCGACAACGCCCTCGATGCAAGCTCGACCCCCGCACTCGAAGGGGTGACCGCGCGGGCCGCCACTGCGATAGGTAGGGCCCGTGAGCTCTTCCCGACCAGTCCGATCGTCGTCGTCGCCTACCCGCAGATGTTCGGCCCCGACGCCGATGCGTGTGGCGGTCAGGTGCCGTTCAACGGCACGGAGACCATCGCCCTGAGGAAGTTCGTCGAGGCGCTGAACCGGGCCGTCGGTCTCGCGGTGGCCGATGTCGGCGGCGACCAGGTCGTGCACTTCACCGCGGCGGCCGCAGCCTACGAGGGTGCGCGCTTCTGCGAACTCGGCGCCGACGGGACGCTCGTCGCCCCCGATGCGATTCGGGCGCTGGCGTTCCAGCCGACCGAGGGTGACGACCTGCTGGACCGGCTCTCCCCGGTGAAGATCATCCACAACACCTTTCACCCGACGCGTCTCGGTCACGAGCTGATGGCGGCGGAACTGGTCGCCTTTCTCGACGCCGACTGCCACGTCGGCGCCACCTCCACCGACTGTGCCTCGGCGACCGCGCGGCCGGTGATGTCCGGCCCGGTCGAACCCACGGCCGAGGGTGATGACGGCGAGATCCCCGATGATGCCGAGGTGGTGGTCGACGCGCCCGTGGGCGGCTGCAACGAGCTGGACTCGTTCAATCAGTGCACCATCATGCAGAGCCTGCGGCTCGTGCTCGTGTCGCTGGCGGCGATCGCCCTCGGGGGCCTCATGCTGACCCGCGCCGCCGGCCAGGCGGGACTCGTCGGACGCCTTCTTCGCCGGCTTCCGTTCGCCGGCTTCGTCAGTCGCGTCACGCCGCTGTAG
- a CDS encoding MFS transporter has translation MSEPRLSRRRRVPAGWVFSALSASLAAGYGVLFTIVGDYRDEYGIAEKWLGLLIGAGFISAFFAQIIIAPLADRGHARRLIIAGVLGNVGGLLLMAVGTSLWPLMIGRIISGIGIGTSLPAIRRIVILADPDNLGQNLGRLLSADVFGFATGPAISAALVGPFGLASPFLVVSALTLALVPFAVAVDVVETHDATAQRLAFDLLRDRVVAGAVVLGAAVFLMIGGFDALWDIVHEDLHTTDWLANLGITLFALPLVVLGPTSGRLAQRIGPFRIGAAGLIGGAFFMFLYGQLPTGGWIFAFAMLHACTDGISVASSGVAISMAVPESRQAGAQGLMGASQSLVAGIAAPVIAAVYEGPGRAAAYGSAAAGMLVLTAIGIALAWPFIRAKGRSYAPAGSR, from the coding sequence ATGTCTGAACCCCGACTGTCGCGACGACGGCGCGTGCCGGCCGGCTGGGTGTTCTCCGCACTGTCGGCGTCGCTGGCCGCCGGCTACGGCGTTCTGTTCACGATCGTCGGCGACTATCGCGACGAGTACGGCATCGCCGAGAAGTGGCTGGGCCTGCTGATCGGGGCCGGGTTCATCTCCGCCTTCTTCGCCCAGATCATCATCGCGCCACTCGCCGACCGCGGCCACGCCCGTCGCCTCATCATCGCCGGCGTGCTCGGCAACGTGGGCGGTCTCCTGCTGATGGCCGTCGGCACGTCGCTGTGGCCGCTCATGATCGGCCGGATCATCTCGGGCATCGGCATCGGCACCTCGCTCCCGGCGATTCGGCGCATCGTGATCCTCGCCGACCCCGACAATCTCGGTCAGAACCTGGGCCGTCTTCTCAGCGCCGACGTGTTCGGCTTCGCCACCGGGCCGGCGATCAGCGCGGCACTCGTGGGCCCGTTCGGCCTGGCTTCCCCCTTCCTCGTCGTCAGCGCACTCACGCTCGCCCTCGTGCCGTTCGCCGTCGCGGTCGACGTGGTCGAGACACACGACGCCACCGCCCAGCGCCTCGCGTTCGACCTGCTGAGGGATCGCGTGGTCGCCGGCGCGGTCGTGCTCGGCGCGGCAGTGTTCTTGATGATCGGCGGGTTCGACGCGCTGTGGGACATCGTTCACGAGGATCTGCACACCACCGACTGGCTCGCCAACCTCGGCATCACCCTCTTCGCCCTGCCGCTGGTGGTCCTGGGCCCGACCTCGGGCCGACTCGCCCAGCGCATCGGTCCGTTCCGTATCGGCGCCGCCGGTCTGATCGGCGGCGCGTTCTTCATGTTCCTCTACGGACAGCTGCCCACGGGCGGCTGGATCTTCGCCTTCGCGATGTTGCACGCGTGCACCGACGGCATCTCGGTTGCATCCTCGGGAGTGGCGATCTCCATGGCCGTGCCCGAATCGCGCCAGGCCGGTGCCCAGGGGTTGATGGGCGCATCGCAGTCACTCGTCGCGGGCATCGCGGCGCCGGTGATCGCGGCAGTCTACGAAGGCCCCGGTCGGGCGGCGGCCTACGGCAGCGCGGCTGCGGGAATGCTGGTGCTCACCGCGATCGGCATCGCGCTGGCATGGCCCTTCATCCGCGCCAAGGGGCGTAGCTACGCGCCGGCAGGATCGAGATAG